A stretch of the Bubalus kerabau isolate K-KA32 ecotype Philippines breed swamp buffalo chromosome 11, PCC_UOA_SB_1v2, whole genome shotgun sequence genome encodes the following:
- the GAREM2 gene encoding GRB2-associated and regulator of MAPK protein 2, which yields MEKLAAGLAGLRWSMGAFPLDLIVSRCRLPTLACLGPGEYAEGVSERDILLIHSCRQWTTVTAHTLEEGHYVIGPKIDIPLQYPGKFKLLEQARDVREPVRYFSSVEEVASVFPDRIFVMEAITFSVKVVSGEFSEDSEVYNFTLHAGDELTLMGQAEILCAKTTKERSRFTTLLRKLGRAGALAGVGGGGGGGGPGGAGAAGGGGGPRPIKGKMPCLICMNHRTNESLSLPFQCQGRFSTRSPLELQMQEGEHTVRAIIERVRLPVNVLVPSRPPRNPYDLHPVREGHCYKLVSIISKTVVLGLALRREGPAPLHFLLLTNTPRFALPQGLLAGDPRVERLVRDSASYCRERFDPDEYSTAVREAPAELADECASPRRARLCLPAPPRALVPARAPGPGPPGDGDQEYVIPDWAGGPEPAAPPAEIPYEELWTHQAAESLVEGRTRPLPGPDLISFGAAGPPRLEPEAAPPPVPPKSEAVKEECRLLNAPPVPPRGGSGRLLGSPPVPPRFPKLQPIHSPSSSLSYYSSGLQDGGGSRSGSGSPSPDAYSLYCYPCTWGDCKVGESSSRPPPGPLPSTTQPSQASRALVEPLSSRAASLLGADTPTKTYHGCPPPFKPSHPQKRFAPFGALNPFSGPAYPTGPSAASSSGPAAPSGPLATSSPAYSPGLGSPGQAYLAASASSCPTSSSSSSEWQEPSLEPFDPFELGRGSSPEPELLRCQEPRAVGAPGPGLSPLGPPKAFEPEGLVLRQGPTPLSPVAPQGPEAGGARLLTQGRLEGPPASPRDGATAWGGREATSWQPPADLSALSLEEVSRSLRFIGLSEDVVSFFARERIDGSIFVQLSEDILADDFRLTKLQVKKIMQFIKGWRPKI from the exons ATGGAGAAGCTGGCGGCCGGGCTGGCCGGCCTGCGCTGGAGCATGGGCGCCTTCCCGCTGGATCTCATCGTCAGCCGCTGCCGCTTGCCCACGCTCGCCTGCCTCGGGCCAG GGGAGTATGCTGAGGGCGTCAGTGAGCGAGACATCCTGCTCATTCATTCCTGCCGCCAGTGGACCACGGTGACAGCccacaccctggaggagggccactACGTCATCGGGCCCAAGATTGACATCCCCCTGCAGTACCCAG GGAAGTTCAAGCTCCTGGAGCAAGCCCGGGATGTTCGGGAGCCAGTGAGGTACTTCAGCAGCGTGGAGGAGGTGGCCAGCGTCTTTCCTGATCGCATCTTTGTGATGGAAGCCATCACTTTCAGTGTCAAG GTGGTGTCAGGGGAGTTCAGCGAGGATAGCGAGGTGTACAACTTCACGCTGCACGCGGGTGACGAGCTCACTCTCATGGGGCAGGCGGAGATCCTGTGCGCCAAGACCACCAAGGAGCGCTCGCGCTTCACGACCCTGCTGCGCAAGTTGGGCCGGGCCGGAGCGCTGGCCGGGGtgggcggcggcggtggcggcggcggcccggGGGGCGCGGGGGCCGCGGGTGGCGGCGGAGGCCCCAGGCCCATCAAAGGCAAGATGCCCTGCCTCATCTGCATGAACCACCGCACCAACGAGAGCCTGAGCCTTCCCTTCCAGTGCCAGGGCCGCTTCAGCACGCGCAGCCCGCTGGAGCTGCAGATGCAGGAGGGCGAGCACACGGTGCGCGCCATTATCGAGCGCGTGCGGCTTCCGGTGAACGTGCTGGTGCCCAGCCGCCCACCCCGCAACCCCTACGACCTGCACCCGGTGCGGGAGGGCCACTGCTACAAGCTGGTCAGCATCATCTCCAAGACAGTGGTGCTGGGGCTGGCGCTGCGCCGCGAGGGACCGGCGCCGCTGCACTTCCTGCTGCTCACCAACACGCCGCGCTTCGCGTTGCCGCAGGGCCTCCTGGCCGGGGACCCGCGCGTCGAGCGCCTGGTGCGCGACAGCGCCTCCTACTGTCGCGAGCGCTTCGACCCCGACGAGTACTCAACCGCAGTGCGCGAGGCGCCCGCCGAGCTGGCCGACGAGTGCGCCAGCCCGCGCCGCGCGCGCCTCTGCTTGCCCGCGCCCCCGCGCGCCCTCGTGCCCGCCCGCGCTCCCGGCCCCGGCCCACCAGGCGACGGCGACCAGGAGTACGTGATCCCCGACTGGGCCGGCGGGCCGGAGCCCGCCGCGCCGCCCGCCGAGATCCCCTACGAGGAGCTGTGGACGCACCAGGCAGCCGAGAGCCTAGTCGAGGGCAGGACCCGGCCGCTCCCGGGGCCCGACCTCATCTCCTTCGGAGCCGCCGGGCCGCCCCGCCTGGAGCCCGAGGCGGCGCCGCCTCCCGTGCCTCCCAAATCCGAGGCG GTGAAGGAGGAGTGCCGCCTGCTCAACGCCCCTCCTGTGCCCCCGCGGGGTGGCAGTGGCCGGCTCTTGGGTAGCCCCCCAGTACCCCCACGCTTCCCTAAGCTGCAGCCCATCCACTCCCCCAGCTCCAGCCTCTCCTACTACTCCTCTGGCCTCCAGGATGG GGGGGGGTCCCGAAGTGGCAGTGGCTCGCCGTCACCCGATGCCTACTCCCTCTATTGCTACCCCTGCACCTGGGGAGACTGCAAGGTGGGCGAGTCCTCCAGCCGTCCACCCCCGGGCCCCCTGCCCTCGACCACGCAGCCCAGCCAGGCCTCCCGGGCCCTTGTGGAGCCCCTGAGTAGTCGAGCTGCCTCTCTCCTGGGGGCCGACACCCCCACCAAGACCTACCACGGCTGCCCACCTCCATTcaagccctcccacccccagaaaCGCTTTGCTCCATTTGGAGCTCTTAACCCCTTTTCCGGGCCTGCCTACCCCACGGGCCCTTCGGCGGCCTCCTCTTCCGGGCCAGCagctccctcaggtcccctggcTACCTCCAGCCCCGCTTACTCCCCAGGCCtgggctctccaggccaggcctaCTTGGCAGCTTCCGCCTCCTCCtgtcccacctcctcctcctcctcctctgagtGGCAGGAACCCTCCCTGGAGCCCTTTGACCCCTTTGAGCTGGGCCGGGGCAGTTCTCCAGAGCCTGAGCTGCTGCGCTGTCAGGAGCCCAGAGCCGTGGGGGCCCCTGGGCCTGGCCTCTCGCCACTTGGACCCCCCAAGGCCTTTGAGCCCGAAGGCTTGGTGTTGCGGCAGGGCCCCACCCCACTGTCACCggtggccccacagggccccGAGGCTGGTGGAGCGCGACTCCTCACCCAGGGGCGCCTTGAAGGGCCTCCTGCCAGTCCCCGGGATGGGGCCACGGCCTGGGGAGGCCGAGAAGCCACCTCCTGGCAGCCCCCTGCTGACCTCTCTGCACTCTCCCTGGAGGAGGTCTCCCGAAGTCTGCGTTTTATCGGGCTCTCAGAGGACGTGGTCAGCTTCTTTGCCCGAGAGCGCATAGACGGCAGCATCTTCGTGCAGCTCAGTGAGGACATCCTGGCAGATGACTTCCGCCTGACCAAGCTGCAGGTCAAGAAGATCATGCAGTTCATCAAAGGCTGGCGGCCCAAGATCTGA